The Spirochaetaceae bacterium region TGTCGGCAAAAAGAAGAAAGCTGCGTTTAGTAGCATAAACATACCAATTAAACTAACGGCAAAGTAAAAAAAGGCTTTGGTTTTACCGCCTTTATTGGCGGCCAAAGTAATGCCGGCTTTGTTAAGCACCGCCCTAATAAAAACGATAGAAAGCTCGCGCCAAAAGATGATGATGAGCGGCCAAGCCGGTAAAAAACCTACTTGTACAAATAAAAAAAAGTAAGTTATGCGGCTAATTACATCGGAGAAGGGGTCCATAATTTTGCCCAAATCGCTTACAAGGTTATGTTTGCGGGCGATGTAGCCATCAAGTATATCGCTAAGTTCCATTGCCAGCCACATAACCACCAAAAAAAGGCTTAAGGCTTGGGTTAAACTGCTGGAGCGGCTATAAAAGGCCGCTAAAAAAAGCACATAAAAGATAGGGGTAACGGCCATACGGCTTAAAGTAATTTTATTAGGTAGTGTCATAGTTTTAAATATAAAAGATAAAGCCTAAAATGTAAATGCCCGCCGCCTTTTTTGCGGAAGACTGCTTGGTTAATTTTGCCCCGAATACGATTTGAACGTACGACCTGCCGCTTAGGAGGCGGCTGCTCTATCCAGCTGAGCTACCGGAGCAATATTTTTTGAGTATAGTTACTTTTGCTGGCTATGTCAAGGCAAAGGTTGTTTTTAATTTTTATTAAATATTTATTTACTATTT contains the following coding sequences:
- the pgsA gene encoding CDP-diacylglycerol--glycerol-3-phosphate 3-phosphatidyltransferase; translation: MTLPNKITLSRMAVTPIFYVLFLAAFYSRSSSLTQALSLFLVVMWLAMELSDILDGYIARKHNLVSDLGKIMDPFSDVISRITYFFLFVQVGFLPAWPLIIIFWRELSIVFIRAVLNKAGITLAANKGGKTKAFFYFAVSLIGMFMLLNAAFFFLPTTAYLTLRLTIAPLFFILAAAASVLSFIVYFIGFIKTDYIQKIIKE